One genomic segment of Nitrospira sp. includes these proteins:
- a CDS encoding single-stranded DNA-binding protein — protein MRSRAKVEIKGRIASDLAEATVNDKKVVNFRVAVDRRPKKDSTEKPETDFFSVSVWGKNGENCKQHLVKGQWVEIAGRLQNRTVNAGTEDRVTYTQIIADNDGVDFGPKPMKKAA, from the coding sequence ATGCGTAGTCGTGCAAAAGTCGAAATCAAAGGCCGCATCGCCAGCGATCTCGCCGAAGCCACGGTCAACGACAAGAAGGTGGTGAACTTTCGAGTCGCCGTCGATCGGCGCCCGAAGAAGGACTCCACGGAGAAGCCCGAGACGGACTTCTTCTCGGTCAGCGTGTGGGGCAAGAACGGCGAGAACTGCAAGCAGCATCTCGTCAAGGGCCAGTGGGTCGAGATCGCAGGACGGTTGCAGAACCGGACCGTGAATGCCGGAACCGAGGATCGGGTGACGTACACCCAGATCATCGCCGACAATGACGGTGTAGATTTCGGCCCAAAGCCAATGAAGAAGGCTGCGTAA